GCCACGGCGTGCAGCGCGTACGCGTCCAGCACCGTCAGCAGCAGCGCCACCGCCGCCAGCGCCTCCGCCGTCGAGGTCAGCCCCCGGCGCAGCAGCGCGGCCGGGGCCGCCAGCGCGCCGGCCGTCACCGCCGCCAGCACCGCCGAACGGCCCGCGATCCCCATCTCGCCCCAGCTGAACAGGGTGAACGCGATCGCGGCGACCGCCAGCAGCAGACCGCCCAGCACCAGCAGCACGTTCTGGGCGCCGCGCCCGCCGGACACGGCGGCGGGCCCGGCGGGCACCGGAGCGCTCCACACGGGCGGCGCCGCCGGGCCGGGTCCGGAGACCGCCCGTGCCGGCGGCCGGGACGGCGGCGCGACGACGGGCCCCAGCACGCTCAGCAGCCAGGCGCGGCGGTGCAGCAGCTGGAGCCGGCGGGCGTCCAGCCGGGCCAGTTCACGGTCGAGGAGCACCAATTCCTCGGCGGGCGGCGGCACATGAGTCATGTACCGGAGTGTCGCGGCGGCCCCGCCGCCGTGCATGCGCTCAGGTACTCAGTTCCGCGGCGGACGCGCCTGAGTAGGGCCGGGACACGCAGACTTGCCCCATGGACCCGAACCACTACCGCTTCACCAGCGTCTGGGAGCTGCCCGCCCCGCCCGCCGCCGTCCACCACGCCCTCGGCCGGCCGGAGGACTACCCGCGCTGGTGGCCCCAGGTCCGCCGGGTCACCCGCGTCGACGACACCACGGCACGGGCGTACTTCCGTTCCTTCCTCCCCTACGGCCTCCGCCTGACCCTGCGCCGCGGCCGGTACGACCCCGCGGCCGGGGTCCTGGAGGCCGTCCTGGGCGGGGACCTCGACGGCTGGGCGCGCTGGACGGTCGCCCCGTACGGGACCGGCAGCCGGGTCCTCTACGAACAGGAGGTGGTCGTCCGCAAGGCGCTGCTGCGCCGGCTCGCCGTACCCGGACGCCCGTTCTTCCGCGTCAACCACACCCTGATGATGCGTGCCGGACGCCGGGGGCTGGCGGCGTGGCTGCGAGCGGTTTGAACACAGGGCGCCGGGCCCTGTATGGTTCAACCCGTTCCCGGGCGATTAGCTCAGTGGGAGAGCGCTTCGTTCACACCGAAGAGGTCACTGGTTCGAACCCAGTATCGCCCACCCGGGGAGAGCCGGTCCGTCAGCAGTACCGACGG
This DNA window, taken from Streptomyces nitrosporeus, encodes the following:
- a CDS encoding SRPBCC family protein produces the protein MDPNHYRFTSVWELPAPPAAVHHALGRPEDYPRWWPQVRRVTRVDDTTARAYFRSFLPYGLRLTLRRGRYDPAAGVLEAVLGGDLDGWARWTVAPYGTGSRVLYEQEVVVRKALLRRLAVPGRPFFRVNHTLMMRAGRRGLAAWLRAV